The DNA region TATCCAGAGTTGATGTCCCAGATGGCACGCATTACCCAGGACTTTCCAGAAAGCCCCTTGCAACTGGTTTCCTCGGATTATCACAAAGAGCGGGAGGAATATTTGGAACGCCTGGGGGCCAGCCGGATTGCCCACACGTTGATGATGTCTCGCTCTGTGTGGCATAAGGTAAGGGAATCCAAGCTCAGTTTGGATTTGCAACTGCCAGAGGTGTTTCAAGGTCTGAAACCAGCCCGGAAGCCAGTTCCTAGCCGGATTTCTCCGATTCAACCCCACCATCCGGCAAAGTTCAAACCGCCGACTCGCAATGCAAAATCCGCCTCTAAGCCCAGCGGGATCAACAAATCGGTTTTGGATTTATCTGGGAAAGATTTCCCAGACTCTCCTCCAGAAGGGCCATGTTGCTAGTGGGCTAATTCATGCCAATTTCTGCGTTAGGACTGGATGTTGGAAAGAAACGAATTGGGGTAGCAGGATGTGATGGCACTGGATTGATTGCCTTTGGCATCACGACGATCGAACGCAAATCGTTTCAGGCTGATCTGGCGGTTTTGCAACAGTTGGTCAAAGAGCGCCAGGTTGATACCCTGGTTGTTGGCCTCCCCTACTCCATGGATGGAACATTAGGAGTGCAGGCCCGCCAGATCCAGAAATTTGCCACTGCGATCGCCAAAGCCCTGCAACTGCCACTGGAATATGTCGATGAGCGACTCACCTCGTTTCAGGCAGAACAATTGCTGCAGGCGGAAGGAATTGCTCCCTCCCGGCAAAAAGGTTTGGTCGATCGGAAAGCCGCGTCCCTGATTCTGCAACAATGGCTAGATGAGCGACGATCGCAAAACGCTCGCTCCAATTCAACCCAAATTTAACCGCCAGCGTTCTTCCATGGGCGCTAGAGCATAAATTTGTACTAATTTGGCAGAATGCTGATTAAGCACTATCCAGGAGGAAAATCTGCAGTGCACGAGGATGATTTAGAAATCAATGGTGAAACCATCGTTTTGACAGACGATGAAACTGGACGTACCATCGCCTGTACCATTGAGCGTTTTTTAGAAGTCGATAACCAGGACTATGCGTTGCTGCTCCCCGTTGATTCACCGGTGGAAATTTTTGAGTGGCAGGGTACCGACGATGAGGATGAAGAAGCCGTTCCCGTTGAAGATGAAGCGATCATTGATCAGGTCTTTGCGATCGCCAAAGCGGTCCTAGAAGAACAAAACCTTACCCTAAAACGAACGGCTGTCATGCTAACCGTAGAGGGAGAACTCCCCGACCTGGATGAAGAGGATGAGTTTTTAGATCTAGCAGCAGAGGATGAAGACGAAGTAGAAGAACTGCAATTTTTAGCCAGTTTTTACTATGAAGAACAGGAGTTTGCCGTTTACGCTCCTTTAGATCCTTGCTTTATCCTGGTGCGTATGGACGAAGATAACCAACCTAAGCTACTCTCTCCTGAAGAACTCAAAAAGCTTGAGCCAATGCTTGCCATGATCGAAGATCAACTGTTTGATGAATTTGAAGCGGCTGGGTCTTAAGACTCAGGGGTAATATTCATGGGTGTCTGCTGCGATCGGCACCTTTTTTTATGACAAAGCGAGTTCCTAAAACGTCTATCTTCTTAGTCCTGGTATTAGCCTTGCTGGGCTTTGCGGGCTGGCGTGGCTATCAGTGGTGGATCTGGGCAAGTGCTCCCGCCATCTCAACCACTGGCAGCCCAACCAATGACCAGCCCATTAATCTCCGCATTCCTCCGGGTACGTCCGCTCAGGAAATTGGCAAAGACCTGGAAACTCTGGGATTAATCCGCTCGGCGCTGGCCTGGAATCTCTGGGCACGCTGGTTAGCCGCACAGGATGACAAAGGTGGGTTTCAAGCAGGAACCTACCAACTTTTCAAAACCCAATCGATGCCAGAAATTGCGGCCCGCATCTGGTCAGGCGATGTAGCACAACAAAGTTTCACGATCCCGGAAGGCTGGTCGATCAAACAAATGGCGCAATATTTTGAGCAACAAGGATTTTTTCCGGCTCAAGAATTTCTGGCGGCGACAGAGCGAGTTTCTCTGGCTGCATATCCCTGGCTCCCGGCTACTAGCCCCATGACAGGTTTTCCGCGCTTAGAAGGGTATTTATTTCCAGACACCTACCAAATTCCGGCGGGAGCAACAGTCAGTCCTGATGCGATCGTCAAACAGATGCTCGATCGCTTTGAAGAGGTGGCCCTACCAATTTATCAACAGTATCAGGGCAAAACGAATCTCAGCCTGAGCCAGTGGGTAAACTTAGCGAGTCTGGTTGAAAAAGAAGCGGTTGTTCCGCAGGAGCGTCAACGGATTGCGGGAGTCTTTGATAATCGGTTAAAAAAAGGGATGCCCCTGGCTTCCGATCCTACAGTTGAATATGCGTTTGGCATTAAACAAACTCCCGATCGCCCCCTCACCTTTAAACAGGTGGAGACTCCCCATCCCTATAACACTTATGTCAATCCTGGCTTACCGCCTGGGCCGATCGCCAGTCCTGGAAAGGCCAGTCTGGAAGCAACTCTGAATCCAGAAGCAACGGACTACCTATATTTTGTAGCACGGTACGACGGTACCCATGTCTTTAGCCGGACGTTGAAAGAACACCAGGCCGCGCAAACAGCTATCCACGATCAACGAGAGGCTGCAAAGCCCACCCCTCAATAACTATGTTTGGCAAACTATTACAACCTGACCTGATTGTTCAGGGGACAATTCTACAACTCACTCCAGACACGCTTAAACACCATCATTTGAAAGGATTGGTTTTAGACGTGGATGAGACTTTGGTGCCTTTTCGGACGGCTCAAATCTCAGAAGAATTACTCCCCTGGGTGGAAGAGGTGCGGCAAATGGCTGCTCTCTGGCTGGTGAGCAACAATATCAGTGAAGCTCGCATCCGACGAATTGCCAAATCCCTGGATCTGCCTTACATCTCCGGAGCTGGAAAGCCGTCTCGTCGTAAAGTTAGACGAGCAGTTGAAGCCATGCAATTGCCTGTGGAACAAGTAGGAATGGTGGGCGATCGCCTGCTGACCGATGTACTGGCTGGGAACCGCCTGGGGATGTTCACGATTCTGGTAGAACCGATGCTTACGCCAGATCAAACGGTCGCCCGTTCCCCGCTCCATGCTTTTGAAGTTTGGTTATCGCAACGGTTGGGAGCATCTTTGGCCAGCGATCAATCAAAGACTCTCTAAAATTAGAAACATATATAAAAATCAACAAATGGTTGTATGAGTAAATATAAAGAAAACATTACGTATTCTTTGAGTTTTTCAGATTCCTGCCATCCTATATACAGTTCAAATGGGGTCGGCCACATAAAGACCCTAACGATAAATCCCCGTGAATACTTAGGCAAAGCGCTGGTTCTCAACTATAGAGGGTCGGCGCTTTGTTTCGGATAATGTTATGGTGCAAACACTTGTCGTCAAAATTGGGACATCCAGTCTCACCCGTCCCGCATCGGGCGGATTGGCTTTGTCTACGATCGCCAGTCTGGTAGAAACCTTGAGTCACTTACGGCATCAGGGCTACCGGGTAGTACTCGTTTCCTCTGGAGCCGTGGGGGTTGGGTGTGCCCGCCTGGGATTGAGCGATCGGCCTCGAACAATTTCCCTGAAACAGGCCATAGCCGCAGTGGGGCAGGGCCGCTTAATCCGGGTTTACGATGATTTATTTACCGCTCTGCAACAACCGATCGCGCAAGTGCTGCTGACACGAGGCGATCTGGTGCAACGAAGCAGCTACCTGAATGTGGAGCGTACCTTCCAGGAGTTATTGAATCTGGGGGTGATTCCGATCGTCAATGAAAACGACACAGTGGCGGTCGATGAATTGCGGTTTGGCGATAACGATACCCTCTCGGCCCTGGTTGCCAGTTTAGTTGGAGCTGATTGGCTGTTCCTGCTCACGGATGTCGATCGCCTCTACTCTGCCGATCCCCGCCTGGATCCCAATGCCCAACCGATTTCCGTCGTCAACCATTTAGATGAATTGAAATCTCTGCAGGTACAGGTGGGCGATCGCGGTTCCAACTGGGGAACGGGCGGCATGAGAACAAAGGTGTCAGCGGCTCAAATTGCAACGGGGGCCGGAGTGCGAACCGTAATCACAGAGGGGCGCACCCCCCAAAATATCGTCAAAATTCTAGCCGGGGCATCGATCGGCACCCATTTTGAGCCGCAACCTCGACCTGCCAATGCTCGTAAGCGCTGGATTGCGCATGGTCTGGTTCCCACGGGCAAACTTTACCTGGATGAGGGAGCCGTGAATGCGATTTGTAGTGGCGGAAAATCGCTGCTGGCCGCTGGTATCATTGCGGTGGAAGGCAATTTTGACCATCAGGATGCCGTAGTGCTGTGCGATCGCAACGGTCAGGAAATTGCCAGAGGCTTGGTGAACTACAGTAGTCTTGAGCTACAGAAAGTTAAGGGCTGCCAGTCTGAGGCGATCGAGCCACTACTGGGCTATCCCTGTCCAGAGACTGTGGTACATCGAGACAATCTAGCCCTAACCAACTAGCTTGCCTGGTCTGCAACGTGGATTGGCCTTAACCTGAAAACTGACAATTCAAAACTTACACCGAAGCTACGATCGTGCTCGTTCCGCAGCCACCATTTTTTGAACTGGAGGTTGGCTGGGGGCAGTGGGTTGGGGTAAAGG from Leptodesmis sichuanensis A121 includes:
- a CDS encoding DUF3727 domain-containing protein: MHEDDLEINGETIVLTDDETGRTIACTIERFLEVDNQDYALLLPVDSPVEIFEWQGTDDEDEEAVPVEDEAIIDQVFAIAKAVLEEQNLTLKRTAVMLTVEGELPDLDEEDEFLDLAAEDEDEVEELQFLASFYYEEQEFAVYAPLDPCFILVRMDEDNQPKLLSPEELKKLEPMLAMIEDQLFDEFEAAGS
- the mltG gene encoding endolytic transglycosylase MltG, whose protein sequence is MTKRVPKTSIFLVLVLALLGFAGWRGYQWWIWASAPAISTTGSPTNDQPINLRIPPGTSAQEIGKDLETLGLIRSALAWNLWARWLAAQDDKGGFQAGTYQLFKTQSMPEIAARIWSGDVAQQSFTIPEGWSIKQMAQYFEQQGFFPAQEFLAATERVSLAAYPWLPATSPMTGFPRLEGYLFPDTYQIPAGATVSPDAIVKQMLDRFEEVALPIYQQYQGKTNLSLSQWVNLASLVEKEAVVPQERQRIAGVFDNRLKKGMPLASDPTVEYAFGIKQTPDRPLTFKQVETPHPYNTYVNPGLPPGPIASPGKASLEATLNPEATDYLYFVARYDGTHVFSRTLKEHQAAQTAIHDQREAAKPTPQ
- a CDS encoding YqeG family HAD IIIA-type phosphatase; protein product: MFGKLLQPDLIVQGTILQLTPDTLKHHHLKGLVLDVDETLVPFRTAQISEELLPWVEEVRQMAALWLVSNNISEARIRRIAKSLDLPYISGAGKPSRRKVRRAVEAMQLPVEQVGMVGDRLLTDVLAGNRLGMFTILVEPMLTPDQTVARSPLHAFEVWLSQRLGASLASDQSKTL
- the proB gene encoding glutamate 5-kinase, with product MVQTLVVKIGTSSLTRPASGGLALSTIASLVETLSHLRHQGYRVVLVSSGAVGVGCARLGLSDRPRTISLKQAIAAVGQGRLIRVYDDLFTALQQPIAQVLLTRGDLVQRSSYLNVERTFQELLNLGVIPIVNENDTVAVDELRFGDNDTLSALVASLVGADWLFLLTDVDRLYSADPRLDPNAQPISVVNHLDELKSLQVQVGDRGSNWGTGGMRTKVSAAQIATGAGVRTVITEGRTPQNIVKILAGASIGTHFEPQPRPANARKRWIAHGLVPTGKLYLDEGAVNAICSGGKSLLAAGIIAVEGNFDHQDAVVLCDRNGQEIARGLVNYSSLELQKVKGCQSEAIEPLLGYPCPETVVHRDNLALTN
- the ruvX gene encoding Holliday junction resolvase RuvX; protein product: MPISALGLDVGKKRIGVAGCDGTGLIAFGITTIERKSFQADLAVLQQLVKERQVDTLVVGLPYSMDGTLGVQARQIQKFATAIAKALQLPLEYVDERLTSFQAEQLLQAEGIAPSRQKGLVDRKAASLILQQWLDERRSQNARSNSTQI